Part of the Paenibacillus aurantius genome, TTATCTTTGAACGCTTCTACCGCGGCGACAAGTCGCGCAACCGGAGAACCGGCGGCAGCGGTCTCGGCTTGGCAATCGTCCATAAGCTGGTCACGGCTCACGGGGGGGCCATCTGGGCGGAAAGCTCCCGGGGAACCACGATCACGATCCGGCTTCCGCAAAAAAATCACGACTCTTTGTCCTAGTGCCTTATCCGGTAACTTTGTTGATAAGGTACCCGGAACGGCCAACCTACATGAGATCTTCACAAGTGCCGGGTAAACTGATGGTAGCCAGAATTCCGGGCCGGGTAGAACGGCCGGATTCCGGACAACCTATTCTTTACCAGCAGGAGGTCAGAAGATGAACAGAAGATGGATGGCTATTGTTGCTGCCCTTATGATCAGCTTGTTAGCCGCATGCGGTAACCAAGCTAGCCCGACACCATCGCCGAGCGCAAATATGCCTGGCATGGAGCATTCCGGGATGAACCACTCCGGCCCGGCCGAAGTACCCGCAGGATTAAAAGCAGCCCAGAACCCCAAATACAAGGTGGGGAGCCAGGCCGTTATCCAGGCGGATCACATGCCGGGGATGAAAGGGGCGACGGCCACGATCGCCGGAGCTTACGAAACGGTTGTTTATGCGGTGTCCTATACGCCGACCAACGGCGGGCAGCCGGTAAAGAATCATAAGTGGGTAATCCAGCAGGAGCTCAAGGAGGCAGGCGATGGCGCCCTCAAGCCCGGTGCCCAGGTTACGTTAGAGGCGGACCACATGCCGGGAATGAAAGGGGCGAAGGGGACGATCGATTCCGCCGAATCGACCACGGTGTATATGGTGGATTATACGCCGACTACCGGGGGAACCCCTGTGAAGAATCATAAATGGGTGACGGAAAGCGAGCTTACCCCGGTTAAATCCTAGACGATTGAAATGTCGGTCAGGATGGACCGGGAAGGGCAGCATGCCAAAGAAGATGTCCGGAAGGAGTCGCGCACTGCGCGGCTTTTTTGGGTTTATCGGAAAAAAATTGGGGTGGTGATGAACAAAACGGAGAAAACCTTAGTCCTTTCTTTTAAAAACACAAGAGAGGAAGAGACATCATGACAGGGACACAAATGGATTATGCCATCTTTAAATGGATCAATGACCTGGCGGGAAGTACGCCGTGGCTGGACGGAATCATGGGATTTTTATCGCAGGATGCCGAATATTTATTTTATTTGGGGATTATCGTGTATTGGTTCACGCGTAAAAGAGAAAATAGAAAAATGGTAGGAGAATCTCTCCTTTCCGCTTGCCTGGCTTTCGGGATCGGGAATATTTTAAGCC contains:
- a CDS encoding YdhK family protein, producing the protein MNRRWMAIVAALMISLLAACGNQASPTPSPSANMPGMEHSGMNHSGPAEVPAGLKAAQNPKYKVGSQAVIQADHMPGMKGATATIAGAYETVVYAVSYTPTNGGQPVKNHKWVIQQELKEAGDGALKPGAQVTLEADHMPGMKGAKGTIDSAESTTVYMVDYTPTTGGTPVKNHKWVTESELTPVKS